The following are encoded in a window of Leptospira selangorensis genomic DNA:
- a CDS encoding fatty acid desaturase family protein codes for MEASIQIRDLPFAKNRILSLVVIFLFISFHFLLPLGLLFGDFPYWAAWVFASALGPVSYTFWNLIHESIHGNFSNERKQNHFWGRFLCIVFGAPYSVLKCSHLMHHKFNREPGDRIEFYDPNSRKPRWFQSLNYYFRITVATYIFEVGTGLLLSLPSRWTKPIVDRFIEYPIEEGFFKWIYRPEILEELRKDIFWILTFYIPSFWLFGNNWPLLVFLLLSRSFFISFFDNAYHYGKEINDKNSAFNLTLPKTVSAFFLHFNYHRIHHRFPGCSWDRLPKQMEVCGETWDKSFMKQAWSQWGGLLEPLDGKISK; via the coding sequence ATGGAAGCTTCTATACAGATCAGGGACCTGCCATTTGCGAAAAATAGAATACTTTCGCTCGTGGTCATATTTTTATTTATCAGCTTCCATTTTTTGTTACCATTGGGACTATTATTTGGTGATTTTCCCTATTGGGCAGCTTGGGTTTTTGCCTCTGCTTTAGGACCGGTGTCCTATACTTTTTGGAATCTGATCCATGAAAGTATCCATGGGAATTTTTCGAATGAAAGAAAGCAGAATCATTTTTGGGGAAGGTTTCTTTGTATCGTGTTCGGGGCTCCTTATTCAGTTCTGAAATGTAGTCATCTGATGCACCATAAGTTCAATAGAGAACCCGGTGATCGGATCGAATTTTATGATCCAAATTCTCGAAAACCGAGATGGTTCCAGAGTTTGAATTATTATTTCAGAATTACTGTAGCGACTTACATTTTTGAAGTTGGGACCGGACTTTTACTTTCATTACCTTCTCGTTGGACAAAACCTATCGTGGATCGATTCATTGAGTATCCTATTGAAGAAGGTTTTTTTAAATGGATCTATCGGCCTGAAATTTTAGAAGAATTGAGAAAGGATATTTTTTGGATACTTACCTTCTATATTCCTTCTTTCTGGTTGTTTGGAAATAATTGGCCTTTGTTGGTGTTCCTACTTTTGAGTAGGTCTTTCTTTATATCATTTTTCGATAATGCGTATCATTACGGGAAAGAAATTAATGATAAAAATTCGGCCTTTAATTTAACTCTACCGAAAACGGTAAGTGCATTCTTCTTACATTTTAATTATCATAGGATTCATCATAGATTCCCGGGATGTTCCTGGGATCGATTACCGAAACAAATGGAGGTTTGCGGAGAAACCTGGGACAAAAGTTTTATGAAACAAGCATGGAGCCAATGGGGCGGGCTCTTAGAACCTTTGGATGGAAAAATTTCTAAATAA